The Kluyveromyces lactis strain NRRL Y-1140 chromosome D complete sequence genome has a window encoding:
- the CDC3 gene encoding septin CDC3 (similar to uniprot|P32457 Saccharomyces cerevisiae YLR314C CDC3 Component of the septin ring of the mother-bud neck that is required for cytokinesis septins recruit proteins to the neck and can act as a barrier to diffusion at the membrane and they comprise the 10nm filaments seen with EM), translating to MAEVINDTVKSEAISLKHEDSVATGLDSVNQDNNVEQTFSDANGDEIAPAVQESNGTLGQVLPDQPNLKVVRRIINGYVGFANLPKQWHRKSIRRGFNLNLLCVGYKGLGKSTLINTLFNRELYEQDALSHGVQSLDLGDGNGNDVSVKKENGENGPAEENKVKIETVSAEIEENGVKLQLTVVDAPGFGDSIDNTDSWKPIVDEINRRFDQYLESENKIQRTTLQDNRIHACLYFIEPTGHGLKPLDLEFCKQVHSKCNLIPVIAKSDILTDEEIVTFKATIKKQLEQANVQLFEPPQYSMLGDETSTENIFEKIPFAIVGSTEQVTTEDGRKVRGRAYPWGVIEVDNTKHSDFVYLRDLLIRQYLEELRERTNKVLYEKYRSEKLLGLGIKQDNSVFKNFDPETRQKEEKQLHEVKLAKLEAEMKAVFQQKVEEKEKKLQKSEAELFARHKELKDKLTSQLKALEEKKRQLELSLANQPTSSPIPAKKKGFLR from the coding sequence ATGGCAGAAGTTATTAACGATACAGTCAAGTCAGAAGCTATTTCATTGAAGCATGAGGACTCCGTAGCTACTGGATTGGACAGCGTGAATCAAGACAACAATGTTGAGCAGACTTTTTCAGATGCAAATGGTGATGAAATCGCGCCAGCTGTGCAAGAATCAAATGGTACATTGGGCCAAGTTTTGCCCGATCAGCCAAACCTCAAGGTTGTTCGTCGTATCATCAATGGATACGTGGGCTTTGCTAATTTACCCAAACAATGGCATAGAAAGTCAATTCGTCGTGGATTCAACCTGAATTTGTTATGTGTTGGTTACAAAGGGTTGGGTAAATCTACGTTGATAAATACGTTGTTCAACAGAGAGTTGTACGAGCAAGACGCTCTATCCCATGGAGTACAGTCTTTAGATTTGGGTGATGGTAATGGCAACGATGTCAGTgtcaagaaggaaaatgGTGAAAACGGTCCAgcagaagaaaacaaagtCAAGATCGAAACCGTTTCAGCTGAAATCGAAGAAAATGGAGTGAAATTGCAATTGACCGTGGTTGATGCACCAGGATTTGGTGATTCTATTGATAACACAGATTCATGGAAGCCAATTGTGGATGAAATAAATCGTAGATTCGACCAATATCTCGAGTCTGAAAACAAGATTCAAAGAACTACTTTGCAAGATAACAGGATTCATGCTTGTCTCTACTTTATCGAACCTACTGGTCATGGTTTGAAGCCGTTGGATTTGGAATTCTGCAAGCAGGTTCATTCCAAATGTAACTTGATCCCCGTTATCGCCAAATCTGACATCTTAACTGACGAAGAAATTGTCACTTTCAAAGCCACCATCAAGAAACAACTAGAACAAGCCAACGTGCAGTTGTTTGAACCACCTCAATATTCTATGCTGGGAGAtgaaacttcaactgaaaacatctttgaaaagattccTTTTGCCATTGTCGGTTCCACTGAACAAGTCACTACAGAAGACGGTAGAAAAGTTAGAGGTAGGGCTTACCCATGGGGTGTCATCGAAGTTGACAACACAAAACATTCTGATTTTGTATATTTAAGAGATCTATTAATTAGACAATACTTGGAAGAATTACGCGAAAGGACTAACAAAGTATTATACGAAAAATATAGATCTGAAAAGCTATTAGGATTGGGTATCAAACAAGACAACAGTgtcttcaagaatttcgATCCAGAAACTAGACAAAAGGAGGAAAAACAACTACACGAAGTCAAACTAGCTAAATTGGAAGCTGAAATGAAGGCAGTATTCCAACagaaagttgaagaaaaggaaaagaagttaCAGAAATCTGAAGCTGAATTGTTCGCTAGACACAAGGAATTGAAGGATAAGCTTACAAGCCAACTAAAAGCGttagaagaaaagaagcGTCAACTTGAACTTTCCCTTGCTAACCAACCAACAAGCTCTCCAATTCCTGCTAAGAAGAAAGGCTTCTTACGTTAA
- a CDS encoding heavy metal translocating P-type ATPase (similar to uniprot|P38995 Saccharomyces cerevisiae YDR270W CCC2 copper-transporting P-type ATPase with similarity to human Menkes and Wilsons genes; Cu(2+)-transporting ATPase) translates to MRKSHHIKVKLRDHTSVKSEETIKSVLGKTASSIKYLKDGDSIYFKSNEDVRDIRNRLTRAGLIVDRISVNGEEDLEFKDLDLEAGSSSSIDAKESAGDDSIPWRSDEAGKVHYRAQFVLGSNENIDTIINVIKGKSLVTSINHDENNLFAIVPNKNICQDIINVVRDHNISIQLKDILPVHTEKKYKVTASIGGITCAACASSITNAVSDLDFVSDVAVNVVSKVGVFILDSDDQSKLDQLKETVEDCGFVYEAVGSPTLTNHISVKSPARHVTVKIEGMFCSNCPVRTIKSLLDIANAELIIDNTDELTLKHPYIKFTYIPNVERGITIRNIFSKITEELTTEEHKDIKVVIVKEVTLEEHLKEMAKKETWSIAKRLIAVTVMAIPTFAFGIVGMALLPSSNKFREWVDEPTWVGNVSRVVWILFIISTPVYFFVADIFHRKAVKEIYSLWKHSNNWKRRLFRFGSMNLLMSLGTTVAYFASIALLGIAASRPRDTSDSRMHKGLSTTYFDSVVFLTFFLLIGRLLESLAKTKTASAISNLSSFKQETATLMQKVGDQYQEVETVQIQYLELGDYIKISPGQSPPLDSIILEGETEFDESALTGESIPMVRLRGDQIFAGTVNVGSSSVIAKVSSFDGESLLDQIVNTVRDGQLNRAPIERLADILTGYFVPIIIFLAILTWVVWLSLGLSGKLPEHYLDTDIGGWPVWSLEFAISVFVIACPCGIGLAAPTALFVGSGMAAKFGILCRGGGAAFQEGCKIAIVCFDKTGTLTLGNEMKVTNYSLHGDEKLAKIGIEVTRDMESGSRHPLAIGVKKFIDNTFGKKTGTVKVPDPVEITGGGLKGEIIIDNDLSLPDARIWKEVDPEMAIVGNERLLRDYKCHLTSEQLKLLAEWKARGKSLMVTAIKSRSYFGNDNFYPVMMCAAKDEIRPEAKDVIKELRRSGIECWMISGDNEVTARAVAQELDIDNVIAEVLPEEKAAKVKWIQHNNIGANGHHKVVAMVGDGINDAPALAAADVGIALASGSELAMTSCDFVLLSPINTLVSLLALLKLSKTVFNRIKFNFTWALVYNMLALPIAAGVIYPYHNTRLSPVWASAAMALSSVSVLLSSLALKLYNPTRSLPSSFKSKDKESNSYLHQYQPIRDYIMF, encoded by the coding sequence ATGAGGAAATCACATCATATTAAAGTAAAACTGAGGGATCACACTTCAGTGAAGAGCGAAGAAACTATAAAATCCGTGTTGGGTAAAACAGCGAGCTCAATAAAATATCTTAAAGACGGTGATTCtatttatttcaaatccaatGAAGATGTTAGAGACATCCGGAACAGACTCACAAGGGCGGGGTTGATCGTCGACCGTATATCAGTGAACGGCGAAGAGGACCTTGAGTTCAAAGATTTAGATCTTGAGGCAGGAAGTAGCTCTTCAATTGATGCCAAAGAGTCTGCTGGTGATGATAGCATCCCTTGGCGTTCAGATGAGGCTGGTAAAGTACACTATAGAGCGCAGTTTGTTCTTGGTAGCAATGAAAACATTGATACCATAATCAATGTGATTAAAGGGAAATCATTAGTGACTTCTATCAATCACGATGAGAACAACCTTTTTGCAATTGTCCCTAACAAAAACATCTGTCAAGATATCATCAATGTGGTCAGAGACCATAACATTTCAATCCAGTTGAAGGATATTTTGCCAGTGCATAccgaaaagaaatataagGTCACCGCATCAATCGGCGGTATTACATGTGCAGCATGTGCATCATCTATTACCAATGCTGTATCTGATCTTGACTTTGTCTCTGATGTTGCTGTTAATGTTGTCAGCAAAGTTGGTGTGTTTATTTTAGATTCCGATGACCAGAGCAAGCTTGATCAGTTAAAAGAGACTGTAGAAGACTGTGGGTTTGTTTATGAAGCCGTTGGATCTCCTACTTTAACAAATCACATTTCAGTGAAGTCACCTGCCAGACATGTCACTGTAAAGATTGAAGGGATGTTCTGTTCAAATTGTCCCGTACGTACGATTAAATCTTTGCTTGACATCGCTAATGCAGAGTTAATTATTGACAATACTGATGAATTAACTTTGAAGCATCCGTACATTAAGTTTACGTATATTCCTAATGTTGAACGAGGCATTACCATCAGAAATATATTCAGCAAGATCACAGAAGAATTGACTACTGAGGAGCATAAGGATATTAAAGTTGTCATCGTAAAGGAAGTTACTTTGGAGGAACacttgaaagaaatggcGAAGAAAGAAACTTGGAGTATTGCAAAGAGATTAATTGCTGTTACTGTAATGGCCATCCCTACCTTTGCTTTTGGTATTGTCGGCATGGCGTTATTACCTTCGAGTAATAAGTTTAGAGAATGGGTGGATGAACCGACTTGGGTAGGTAATGTATCAAGGGTCGTTTGGATCTTATTTATTATCAGTACGCCAGTTTACTTCTTTGTAGCGGATATCTTTCACAGAAAAGCCGTCAAAGAGATCTACTCACTTTGGAAACACTCCAACAACTGGAAAAGGCGCCTATTCAGATTCGGAAGTATGAATCTTCTAATGTCACTAGGAACAACTGTTGCATATTTTGCCAGTATTGCTCTCTTAGGAATTGCAGCAAGTAGACCAAGAGATACATCAGACAGCCGCATGCATAAAGGTTTGTCAACAACTTACTTTGACTCTGTTGTATTTTTAACTTTCTTTTTACTCATCGGCCGTTTGTTGGAGAGTCTTGCTAAGACTAAAACAGCATCAGCTATTAGTAATTTGAGCTCATTTAAGCAAGAAACAGCCACCTTGATGCAGAAAGTGGGCGACCAATACCAAGAAGTTGAAACTGTGCAAATCCAATATTTGGAACTCGGAGACTACATCAAAATATCTCCTGGCCAATCTCCTCCTTTAGATTCAATCATACTCGAAGGTGAGACCGAGTTTGACGAAAGTGCCTTAACTGGTGAATCCATTCCAATGGTGAGGTTAAGGGGAGATCAGATTTTTGCTGGTACCGTTAATGTCGGTTCTAGTTCGGTTATTGCTAAAGTATCATCTTTTGATGGTGAATCTTTGCTTGATCAAATCGTAAATACTGTGCGGGACGGTCAATTGAATCGTGCCCCTATCGAACGTCTAGCAGATATTTTAACAGGATACTTTGTTCCTATTATCATATTCTTAGCTATTTTGACATGGGTTGTTTGGTTGTCACTTGGCTTATCTGGAAAACTTCCAGAGCACTATTTAGACACCGACATCGGTGGATGGCCCGTATGGTCATTGGAGTTTGCTATTTCAGTGTTTGTCATTGCATGTCCGTGCGGCATCGGTCTTGCTGCGCCGACTGCTCTATTTGTTGGGTCTGGTATGGCTGCCAAATTTGGTATTCTATGTCGTGGTGGTGGTGCCGCATTCCAGGAAGGTTGCAAAATTGCAATTGTTTGTTTCGACAAAACAGGTACCTTAACGCTAGGGAACGAAATGAAGGTAACTAACTATTCACTACATGGAGATGAAAAATTAGCTAAGATAGGCATTGAGGTGACAAGAGATATGGAATCTGGATCTAGACATCCATTGGCTATTGGTGTAAAGAAGTTCATTGACAATACATTTGGTAAAAAGACAGGAACCGTCAAAGTACCCGATCCAGTTGAAATCACTGGCGGTGGATTAAAAGGTGAGATAATTATAGATAATGACCTATCTTTACCAGACGCTCGTATTTGGAAGGAAGTCGACCCCGAAATGGCAATTGTTGGGAACGAAAGACTCTTAAGAGATTATAAATGTCACTTAACTTCTGAACAGCTGAAGCTGCTTGCTGAATGGAAAGCAAGAGGTAAGAGCCTTATGGTTACAGCGATCAAAAGTAGATCATATTTTGgtaatgataatttctACCCGGTAATGATGTGTGCAGCAAAAGACGAAATAAGACCTGAGGCAAAAGATGTGATCAAAGAGTTGAGACGTAGTGGCATTGAATGTTGGATGATTTCTGGTGATAATGAAGTGACTGCTAGAGCAGTCGCAcaagaattggatattGATAATGTCATTGCTGAAGTCTTGCCTGAAGAGAAAGCTGCTAAAGTGAAATGGATTCAACATAATAATATCGGGGCCAATGGACATCATAAGGTAGTTGCCATGGTTGGTGATGGTATCAATGATGCACCAGCCCTAGCAGCAGCTGACGTTGGAATTGCGTTGGCCTCGGGGTCTGAACTTGCCATGACCTCATGTGATTTTGTATTGTTATCTCCTATCAATACGCTTGTCTCATTATTGGcacttttgaaattatctAAAACAGTGTTCAACAGAATTAAATTCAACTTCACCTGGGCTCTAGTCTACAATATGCTTGCCTTACCTATTGCAGCAGGAGTAATTTATCCCTATCATAATACCAGATTATCACCGGTCTGGGCCAGTGCCGCCATGGCACTATCCTCAGTATCTGTGTTACTAAGTAGTCTCGCCTTGAAGTTGTACAATCCAACTCGCTCGCTCccatcttctttcaaatcaaagGACAAAGAGAGTAACAGCTATTTGCACCAATATCAACCAATAAGAGATTATATAATGTTTTAA
- the BPT1 gene encoding ATP-binding cassette bilirubin transporter BPT1 (similar to uniprot|P14772 Saccharomyces cerevisiae YLL015W BPT1 ABC type transmembrane transporter of MRP/CFTR family found in vacuolar membrane involved in the transport of unconjugated bilirubin and in heavy metal detoxification via glutathione conjugates along with Ycf1p) produces the protein MIMLQVPNATCEFGLRPYISPEVNALNPCFISWVCVIFVAHFIAIGGFQYVSLRNKETGPATFETKRFWTFRNMSIFHVIHMINVLFQCVLLLIQLSWVKDEPTWTKWSISLNLFYVAIVYLNSTWLAYYKSSCAQGHGLFYFIIYSFVVAFEIGQRYFHAGTERYNVIKNGASAMIVDILLWFNSMSIFCYDTFLFKCSPQLTNYFAVNNIYPPVNVLAGISFTWMNKLIMDTYHANKIEDPSNMPLPPFDLDIAEATTAVEANWEYELWTDRKSLLLALLKTFGPTIAIAMSYEVSRSLLSVIQPQLFRKFIEVFNPDSRDLPILNGFFVAIGLFLLSILSTIISNQFFINIFEAGLKIRGSLMSLVYQKSLRLSAEAREDKANGDVLNLMSVDVIRIQRFFENAQILVGSPIQLIGVLISLYVLLGNATIGGLVSIVIMVPINSYMTRLYKKLFKTQMQYKDKRIKTVTEILNSMKSIKLYAWEKPMLDRLNHVRNDLELHNMKKIAIVSNFMFFCWNIVPLLVTCSTFVLFSYLTDQVLSPQIIFPSLTLFSMLNDALFTVPTMISNIIEIGVSLKRLKGYLLAEELDTSFIEHARATASDPTVEISNAVFLWKSPKSAASSEDTDEEAEISSPGVALKSIENFSAKKAQLTCIVGRVGSGKSTFLQAILGQLPCVSSDSASGVKPKVVIRADNLAYCPQQPWIMNASLKDNILFGYKYDEAMYKKTIKACQLLPDLEILPDGDQTLVGEKGISLSGGQKARLSLARAVYSRADLYLLDDVLSAVDSHVCKSIIDDVLDRQKGLLKNKTVILTTNAVNVLVHSDMIYLLKNGKIVESNSYEEVMSKDRNNGEKSSLREIIEEFASNESEETAEKKSESSTIDDKNVGSSSEDDGDLEGAPQPPEHLLNYEAAKNPDNNTITAYEEDQENADLARVASRRASIATLKPRPLIDMNKDERKTAQKAETKEEGRVKSSVYLSYIKACGILGVALFFVLMISMKLLDLAKNFWLKHWSEDNLTHGANKDIWKYVAVYALIGVTSSAFELARTIIMMLFCSIRASKLFHNQMAHSVVMAPMSFFETTPVGRIVNRFSSDVNSIDEDFQHIISFFFRSMLDYLITIVIITVSMPWFLLFNTILLGIYYYYQTLYVVLSRELKRLTSISYSPVMSLLSETLGGHVVINAYKHANIFNYYNFENIQTNINFIFNFRSTNRWLSMRLQTIGAVIVLITSLMALASLGTSNPISAGLIGLLMSYALQVSSSLMWIIRMAVNIETTIVSVERIIEYRDLKPEGIRVIEDSRPPKNWPKRGEITFEHYTTKYRENLDPVLKDIDLRIKHQEKIGVVGRTGAGKSTLTLALFRILEPFEGKITIDGIDISTLGLYDLRRSLSIIPQDAQAFEGTVRSNLDPFNRHTDAEIWKALELSHLKPHIERIVSELPDDENKPTDLLDTQISDNGNNLSMGQRQLLCLSRALLNPSKILILDEATAAVDRETDKIIQETIRTAFKDRTILTIAHRIDTVLDSDKIMVLDKGEVKEFDTPDNLLKNKESLFYGLCEKGGYLKEE, from the coding sequence ATGATCATGTTACAAGTTCCTAATGCTACTTGTGAGTTTGGTTTGAGGCCGTATATCTCGCCCGAAGTAAATGCGTTAAATCCATGCTTTATCTCCTGGGTTTGCGTCATATTTGTGGCTCACTTCATCGCCATCGGAGGCTTCCAGTATGTATCGTTACGAAACAAGGAGACAGGACCGGCTACTTTTGAAACAAAACGGTTCTGGACTTTTAGAAATATGAGCATTTTCCATGTTATACATATGATCAATGTTCTTTTCCAATGTGTACTATTGTTAATCCAATTGAGTTGGGTTAAAGATGAACCGACATGGACTAAGTGGAGcatttcattgaatttgttCTATGTTGCTATTGTTTATTTGAACTCTACATGGTTAGCCTATTATAAGAGTTCTTGCGCTCAGGGCCATGgattattttattttatcaTCTACAGTTTCGTCGTTGCCTTTGAAATTGGCCAAAGATACTTCCATGCTGGTACAGAAAGGTACaatgttatcaaaaatGGTGCCTCTGCCATGATAGTAGATATTTTGTTATGGTTCAATTCTATGTCTATCTTTTGCTATGATACCTTCCTTTTCAAGTGCTCCCCACAATTGACAAATTATTTCGCAGTAAACAATATTTATCCTCCAGTTAACGTTCTAGCTGGGATCTCATTCACCTGGATGAATAAATTGATCATGGACACTTATCATGCTAATAAGATTGAGGATCCTTCTAATATGCCATTGCCACCTTTTGACTTAGACATCGCTGAGGCCACTACTGCCGTCGAAGCTAATTGGGAATACGAACTTTGGACTGATAGGAAATCGCTATTGTTAGCGTTACTAAAGACATTTGGCCCTACAATCGCAATTGCCATGTCATATGAGGTTTCCAGGAGTTTATTATCTGTCATCCAACCTCAATTGTTCAGAAAATTCATCGAAGTTTTCAATCCTGATTCTCGTGACCTTCCTATCTTGAATGGATTCTTTGTTGCCATTGGTTTATTCCTGTTGAGCATTCTTTCTACCATCATTTCCaaccaattcttcatcaacatctttGAAGCGGGTTTGAAAATTCGTGGTAGTTTAATGTCTTTGGTTTATCAGAAATCCTTGCGTTTATCTGCAGAGGCTCGTGAGGATAAGGCAAACGGTGATGTATTAAATTTAATGTCTGTTGATGTTAtcagaattcaaagatttttTGAAAACGCTCAGATCTTAGTTGGTTCGccaattcaattgatcgGTGTTTTAATTTCACTTTACGTTTTATTGGGGAATGCCACAATTGGCGGTCTTGTTTCCATTGTTATCATGGTTCCTATCAACAGTTACATGACTAGACTTTATAAAAAGTTGTTCAAGACCCAGATGCAATATAAGGATAAGAGAATTAAAACAGTAACGGAAATTTTGAACAGTATGAAGTCCATCAAATTGTACGCTTGGGAAAAACCAATGTTAGATCGTTTGAATCACGTTCGTAACGATTTAGAATTGCACaatatgaagaaaatcGCCATTGTCAGTAACTTTATGTTCTTCTGCTGGAACATTGTTCCGTTATTGGTCACTTGTTCCacttttgttttgttcTCATATTTAACTGACCAAGTGCTTTCTCCCCAAATTATTTTCCCTTCATTGACCTTGTTTAGTATGTTAAACGACGCTCTGTTCACTGTTCCAACCATGATCAGTAATATTATCGAAATTGGTGTGTCATTAAAAAGATTGAAGGGGTATCTCTTGGCAGAAGAATTGGATACTTCGTTCATCGAACATGCCAGGGCTACTGCGTCTGATCCAACGGTCGAAATCAGCAATGCAGTTTTCTTATGGAAATCTCCAAAAAGTGCAGCCAGTTCTGAGGATACTGATGAGGAAGCTGAAATTAGTTCTCCTGGTGTCGCGTTGAAAAGTATCGAGAATTTTTCGGCTAAGAAGGCACAGTTAACTTGTATTGTTGGTAGAGTTGGTTCGGGTAAAAGTACCTTTTTGCAGGCCATTCTAGGTCAATTGCCATGTGTGTCCAGCGATTCTGCTTCTGGAGTTAAGCCAAAGGTCGTGATAAGAGCAGACAACCTTGCTTATTGTCCACAGCAGCCATGGATTATGAATGCCAGTTTGAAAGATAACATCCTATTCGGTTACAAATACGACGAAGCTATGTATAAAAAGACCATCAAGGCTTGCCAGTTACTACcagatttggaaattttACCCGATGGAGATCAGACTTTAGTTGGTGAAAAAGGTATTTCTCTATCTGGTGGACAAAAGGCTAGATTATCATTAGCAAGGGCAGTTTATTCCAGAGCAGACCTTTATTTATTAGATGACGTTTTGAGTGCTGTAGATTCTCATGTATGCAAAAGCATTATTGATGATGTGTTAGACCGCCAGAAAggtttgttgaagaacaaaaccGTAATTTTGACTACCAATGCAGTTAACGTATTGGTTCACTCCGATATGATTTACTTATTGAAAAACGGTAAGATTGTAGAAAGCAATAGTTACGAGGAAGTGATGTCAAAGGATAGAAATAACGGTGAAAAATCATCGTTAAGGGAAATCATTGAGGAATTCGCTTCAAATGAGAGCGAAGAAACTGCTGAAAAGAAGTCAGAGAGCTCTACGATTGACGATAAAAACGTTggatcatcatcagaagaCGATGGTGATTTGGAAGGTGCTCCTCAACCTCCTGAACACTTGTTGAACTATGAAGCTGCCAAAAATCCGGATAACAATACTATCACAGCgtatgaagaagatcagGAAAATGCTGATTTAGCCAGGGTTGCTTCGAGACGGGCTTCTATTGCTACATTAAAGCCAAGGCCCTTGATCGATATGAATAAAGACGAAAGAAAAACTGCTCAAAAGgcagaaacaaaagaggAAGGTAGAGTGAAGTCTTCCGTCTACCTATCATATATTAAAGCGTGCGGTATTCTCGGAGTGGCATTATTCTTTGTTCTAATGATATCGATGAAATTGTTAGACTTAGCAAAGAATTTTTGGTTGAAGCATTGGTCTGAAGACAACTTGACACATGGCGCCAATAAAGATATCTGGAAATATGTTGCTGTGTATGCCTTGATTGGTGTCACATCTTCTGCATTTGAGCTTGCGAGAACCATCATCATGATGTTATTCTGCTCTATAAGAGCATCCAAATTATTCCACAATCAAATGGCTCATTCTGTTGTCATGGCTCCAatgtctttctttgaaactACTCCTGTCGGTCGTATCGTTAATAGGTTTTCTTCGGATGTAAATTCTATTGACGAAGACTTCCAGCACATTatttcattctttttcCGCTCAATGCTTGACTACTTGATTACGATTGTTATTATCACTGTCAGTATGCCATGGtttttgttgttcaacACCATTTTGTTGGGTATTTACTATTACTATCAAACGCTTTACGTTGTATTGTCTAGagaattgaagagattAACTAGTATTTCATATTCTCCAGTTATGTCATTGCTTAGTGAAACCCTGGGTGGTCATGTTGTTATTAATGCTTACAAACACGCcaatatattcaattattacaactttgaaaacattcaaactaacatcaatttcattttcaatttcagatCAACTAACAGATGGTTATCTATGCGTTTGCAAACGATCGGTGCAGTGATTGTACTAATTACGTCGCTAATGGCGCTAGCTTCACTTGGAACTTCTAATCCAATTAGCGCTGGTTTGATAGGTTTGTTAATGAGTTATGCTCTTCAAGTTTCCTCCTCTTTGATGTGGATCATCAGAATGGCAGTGAACATTGAAACCACCATTGTTAGTGTGGAAAGAATAATTGAATATCGTGACCTTAAGCCTGAAGGTATACGGGTCATCGAAGATAGCAGGCCACCAAAAAATTGGCCCAAGAGAGGTGAAATTACATTCGAACATTATACTACTAAATACAGAGAAAACTTGGATCCAGTTCTCAAAGATATCGACTTGAGGATTAAgcatcaagaaaaaattggTGTTGTCGGTAGGACCGGTGCTGGTAAGAGTACATTGACTCTAGCCTTATTCAGAATTTTAGAACCTTTTGAAGGCAAAATCACAATCGATGGAATCGATATCTCCACCCTCGGTCTTTATGACTTGAGAAGAAGCTTGTCAATCATTCCCCAGGATGCTCAGGCATTCGAAGGTACTGTCAGAAGTAACCTAGATCCTTTCAATCGTCATACAGATGCTGAAATCTGGAAGGCATTGGAACTGTCTCATTTGAAACCCCATATCGAAAGAATTGTCAGTGAACTTCCAGACGATGAGAATAAGCCCACAGATCTGCTAGACACACAGATCTCAGATAACGGTAACAACTTGTCTATGGGTCAAAGACAGCTACTATGTCTCTCTCGAGCTCTACTAAATCCTTCtaaaattttgattttggatgAAGCTACGGCTGCTGTGGATAGGGAAACTGATAAAATCATCCAGGAAACTATCAGAACTGCGTTCAAAGATCGTACTATTTTGACAATCGCACATCGTATTGATACAGTTTTGGATAGTGATAAGATCATGGTATTAGATAAAGGTGAAGTGAAGGAATTCGACACGCCAGACAATCTAttaaaaaacaaagaatcaCTATTTTACGGTTTATGTGAAAAGGGTGgttatttgaaagaagagtaa